The genomic stretch CCGGCTCGTCAGCCACCTGGCCGATCGTCTCCGCCAACAAACCGATCGCCCCCACCGGAGTCTTCAGTTCGTGCGACACGTTCGCCACAAAATCCCGGCGCGTTTCCTCGAGCCGCCGCTTTTCCGTGTTGTCCTCGAACAGGATGAGTGCCTGGTCGCCCGACAGCGGAGCGGCCCGCACCCACAACCGTAACTCGGACCGGTTCTCCTCCCGGCGCACTAAACGCAGTTCAAGGTCAGACACCTCACCCTCATCCTGCGCCCGCTGCACGAGCTCGCGCAGCTCCTCGCACAACTGTCCGTTGCGGATCAGGCCATACGCGTACGAAATCGACGACGCGCGCAGAATGTCGTCGTCGGCTCCGACGACGATATACGACTGCGGTAACGCAGCCAGAAGCGCTACCGCCCCCGTATCAGCAGACTCGACGACGGGCTCGTCGTCGCTCTCCCACTGACGCTGAGAAAACCAGTAGGCAACGAGCCCAGCACCAGCAACAAGCACACCGACGAGGATCCCCAATCCAAACGCCAAGCCATCGAACATACTCCTAGCGTAAACCAAACCCGCCCCGCAGCCTTAACCGGCATGGTCCCCGCAACCCGCACGTTTCCAGTTGTTAACCTGACGGGCGCCCCGCGTTTAAAATCGCGTGATTTCATCAACCTGTGGCGTGCCGTGAGATAGGCTCGGGTTAGCACAGCTGGCGTAGCGCCACGGCGTCGAAACGAATAAGGAGAACGAGTGCGCGAACAATTCCGTCAGGAAATGAAAGAACTTACCGATACCCTCGTCCTGCAAGCACAGGCGGCCTCAAAGGCGATCACCGGCGCGGCAGCCTCGCTAAAAGATGCCAACCTGGCACTCGCAGAGCGGGTTATCGATGCCGATCACACCATCGACATGCTGGAACGTGACATCGACGAAATGGGCGTCTCCCTACTCGCCCGTCAGGCTCCCGTGGCAAGCGACCTGCGTACCGTGGTCTCCGCGCTGCGCCTGAGCGCCACGCTCGAACGGATGGGTGACCTGGCCCGGCACGTCGCCTACGTTGCCCGCGGCCGCTTCCCGAAGACTGTCGCCTCCGGCGAAGTGCAAGAGCTGTTCGAGAACATGGCCGACAAGGCGGCACAGGTTGGCCAGCTAGTGGCCAAGCTCGTCGAAACCCAAGACCTCTCGCTCGCCGACGAGATCATCGCCGGCGACGACGCGCTCGACGACATGCACGCCAAGACCTTCGAGTTCGCACTCGACGAATCGCTCGAGCTGAGCCGCCAGGAGATCGTTGACGTGATCCTGCTCGGCCGCTACCTCGAACGCTTCGGCGACCACGGCGTGTCCGTCGCACACCGTATGCGCTTCCTCGTCACGGGCATGGAGCCCGACGACGAGGCACGCGCCGAAATCGAAGAATTCTAGGCGGGCCGGCGGTAAGCCCTAACAGGCGGTAAGCCCTTCTAGGCCGTGAACTAAAGAGAACAAAATGGCGGCGGCACCCGATCGGGTGCCGCCGCCCCTTTTGTTTACCGCAGAGGTTACTTACCCTGGTTGGCAACCGCTTCGATGGCGGCCTTCGCGGCCTCCGGGTCGAGGTAGGTGCCACCCTTCTTCACCGGCTTGAGAGTTTCCTCATCCAGCTCGTAGTAGAGCGGAATACCGGTAGGGATGTTCAGGCCGGAGATGTCCTCGTCCGAGATCTCATCGAGCATCTTGACGATCGCGCGCAGCGAGTTGCCGTGCGCGGCGAGCATGACGGTCTTGCCCGACTTCAGATCCGGCACGATCTCGGCCTCCCAGTACGGGGTCAGCCGGTCGATCACGTTCGCGAGCGCCTCGGTAGCCGG from Trueperella bialowiezensis encodes the following:
- the phoU gene encoding phosphate signaling complex protein PhoU, which encodes MREQFRQEMKELTDTLVLQAQAASKAITGAAASLKDANLALAERVIDADHTIDMLERDIDEMGVSLLARQAPVASDLRTVVSALRLSATLERMGDLARHVAYVARGRFPKTVASGEVQELFENMADKAAQVGQLVAKLVETQDLSLADEIIAGDDALDDMHAKTFEFALDESLELSRQEIVDVILLGRYLERFGDHGVSVAHRMRFLVTGMEPDDEARAEIEEF